The following are encoded in a window of Sphaerisporangium siamense genomic DNA:
- a CDS encoding dolichyl-phosphate-mannose--protein mannosyltransferase: MALTDFPNQDFERPEPRDEPKNPGSLRDRLVPPFLGSPLWGWLGPLLVTAFGAFLRFDRLAVPKAVVFDETYYAKDGLSLITFGVERVTVKDADKLLLAGDGNVWQSCAATELDKCASYVVHPPLGKWLIGVGEWLWGADPFGWRFAAAVLGSLSILLVARVARRMTRSTLLGCLAGLLLALDGLHFVLSRAALLDVFLMFWVLAGFGCLVVDRDRARERLARWYEGSSLSGAGPWLGVRPWRIGAGVCLGAAVATKWSGVFFLVAFAVMSLVWDAGARRAVGLRRPFAGALRRDVPTALAGLGLVPVVVYVASWAGWFATPYGYGRNWAQATSSGPVYFVLDSVRSWWNYQSMVLGFHTGLDSSHPYQSEPWEWPLLLRPVAFFYEGPACGTGKCAQAVLGVGTPVIWYGALIALIGLIAWYVATRDWRAGAVLLAYAVGWLPWFYYAIADNRTMFLFYTAPMLPFMAIALALAAGLLIGPAGARPNRRLLGAALSGAFVLVALINFWWLYPVISAEIIPYDDWHRRMLFDRWI; this comes from the coding sequence ATGGCCCTGACGGACTTCCCTAACCAGGACTTCGAGCGGCCGGAGCCGCGCGACGAGCCCAAGAACCCGGGTTCCCTGCGCGACCGGCTCGTCCCGCCGTTCCTGGGAAGCCCCCTGTGGGGGTGGCTCGGCCCGTTGCTGGTGACCGCCTTCGGCGCGTTCCTGCGCTTCGACCGCCTCGCCGTCCCCAAGGCGGTCGTGTTCGACGAGACGTACTACGCCAAGGACGGCCTCTCGTTGATCACGTTCGGCGTCGAGCGGGTCACGGTCAAGGACGCCGACAAGCTGCTGCTCGCCGGCGACGGCAACGTGTGGCAGAGCTGCGCCGCCACCGAACTGGACAAGTGCGCCTCCTACGTCGTCCATCCTCCGTTGGGTAAGTGGTTGATCGGGGTGGGGGAGTGGTTGTGGGGGGCTGATCCGTTCGGGTGGCGTTTCGCGGCGGCTGTGCTGGGGTCGTTGTCGATTCTGCTGGTGGCGCGGGTGGCGCGGCGGATGACGCGGTCGACGTTGCTGGGGTGTCTGGCGGGGTTGCTGCTGGCGTTGGACGGGTTGCATTTCGTGTTGTCCCGTGCGGCGTTGCTGGATGTGTTCCTGATGTTCTGGGTGCTGGCGGGTTTCGGGTGCCTGGTGGTGGATCGGGATCGGGCGCGGGAGCGTCTGGCGCGGTGGTATGAGGGGTCTTCGCTTTCGGGGGCGGGTCCGTGGCTTGGGGTGCGGCCGTGGCGGATCGGTGCGGGGGTGTGCCTGGGGGCGGCGGTGGCGACCAAGTGGAGCGGGGTGTTCTTCTTGGTGGCTTTCGCGGTGATGTCGTTGGTGTGGGATGCGGGGGCGCGGCGTGCGGTGGGGTTGCGTCGTCCGTTCGCGGGGGCGTTGCGGCGGGATGTGCCCACGGCGCTGGCGGGGCTTGGTCTGGTGCCGGTGGTGGTGTATGTGGCGAGTTGGGCGGGGTGGTTCGCCACGCCGTACGGGTACGGCCGCAACTGGGCCCAAGCCACCAGCAGCGGGCCGGTGTACTTCGTCCTCGACTCGGTGCGTTCCTGGTGGAACTACCAGTCGATGGTCCTCGGCTTCCACACCGGCCTGGACTCCAGCCACCCGTACCAGTCCGAGCCGTGGGAGTGGCCGCTGCTGCTGCGCCCGGTCGCGTTCTTCTACGAGGGCCCGGCCTGCGGCACGGGGAAGTGCGCGCAGGCGGTGCTCGGGGTGGGCACGCCGGTCATCTGGTACGGCGCCCTGATCGCCCTCATCGGCCTCATCGCCTGGTACGTGGCCACCCGTGACTGGCGCGCCGGGGCGGTGCTGCTCGCCTACGCCGTCGGCTGGCTGCCCTGGTTCTACTACGCCATCGCCGACAACCGGACCATGTTCCTGTTCTACACGGCCCCCATGCTCCCGTTCATGGCGATCGCCCTCGCCCTGGCCGCGGGGCTGCTCATCGGTCCCGCGGGAGCACGGCCGAACCGGCGGCTCCTCGGAGCCGCGCTTTCGGGTGCGTTCGTGCTCGTGGCCCTGATTAACTTCTGGTGGCTGTACCCCGTTATCTCCGCCGAGATCATCCCCTACGACGATTGGCACCGGCGCATGCTGTTCGACCGCTGGATATGA
- a CDS encoding TIGR03619 family F420-dependent LLM class oxidoreductase — MSLPRIGVSLPHFGSNAGPEAVVAVAQATERLGFHAVSATDRLLIPAGPHWNNDAGLPQSHVWDPLEMLTWAAAHTRRIRVCTGILNSIFQSPVILARKLATLDRLSLGRLDVGIGQGGGTMLPPFYIPEEFVAAGVPAERRGAGFVEHIAAMRACWGPDPVEFHGEWYEVPLSLVGPKPHGDRIPLFLGAITRHTIERAARIGDGFITVAVNWDDTRTQVRWYREAGGTGTVVVAVIPAPLQGKVSASVFTDAALRDLDHAAESGADEVHIALNLLPTTPDHQIELLEALAARLALPAPTAV, encoded by the coding sequence ATGAGTCTTCCGCGCATCGGCGTCAGCCTGCCGCACTTCGGTTCCAACGCCGGTCCCGAGGCCGTCGTCGCGGTGGCCCAGGCCACCGAACGGCTCGGCTTCCACGCCGTGTCCGCCACCGATCGGCTGCTCATCCCCGCCGGACCCCACTGGAACAACGACGCGGGCCTGCCCCAGTCGCACGTGTGGGACCCGCTGGAGATGCTCACCTGGGCGGCCGCGCACACCCGGCGGATCCGCGTGTGCACGGGCATCCTGAACTCGATCTTCCAGTCGCCCGTGATCCTGGCCCGCAAGCTCGCCACGCTCGACCGGTTGTCCCTCGGCCGGCTCGACGTCGGCATCGGCCAGGGCGGCGGCACCATGCTGCCGCCGTTCTACATCCCCGAGGAGTTCGTCGCGGCCGGGGTCCCGGCCGAGCGCAGGGGCGCCGGGTTCGTCGAGCACATCGCCGCGATGCGGGCCTGCTGGGGTCCCGACCCCGTCGAGTTCCACGGCGAGTGGTACGAGGTCCCGCTGTCCCTGGTCGGCCCCAAGCCGCACGGCGACCGCATCCCGCTGTTCCTCGGCGCGATCACCCGGCACACCATCGAACGCGCGGCCCGCATCGGGGACGGTTTCATCACCGTCGCCGTCAACTGGGACGACACCCGCACCCAGGTCCGCTGGTATCGAGAGGCCGGCGGCACGGGCACCGTCGTGGTCGCCGTCATCCCGGCCCCCCTGCAAGGCAAGGTCTCGGCCTCCGTCTTCACCGACGCCGCCCTGCGAGACCTGGACCACGCAGCGGAGTCCGGCGCCGACGAGGTCCACATCGCCCTCAACCTCCTCCCCACAACCCCCGACCACCAAATAGAACTCTTGGAAGCCCTCGCCGCCCGTCTCGCGCTGCCGGCCCCCACCGCCGTGTAG
- a CDS encoding dolichyl-phosphate-mannose--protein mannosyltransferase yields the protein MLVATFGALLRFDRLGTPKAIVFDETYYAKDALSLITYGVERTFLGTSENPIADQRLMAGRRDLWATCAPDNLDPCASYVAHPPLGKWLIGVGEWLWGADPFGWRFAAAVLGSLSILLVARVARRMTRSTLLGCLAGLLLALDGLHFVLSRAALLDVFLMFWVLAGFGCLVVDRDRARERLARWYEGSSLSGAGPWLGVRPWRIGAGVCLGAAVATKWSGVFFLVAFAVMSLVWDAGARRAVGLRRPFAGALRRDVPTALAGLGLVPVVVYVASWAGWFATPYGYGRNWAQATSSGWSYWVFSSVRSWIDYQIQVLGYHTGLDQSHPYQSWPWQWPLLLRPVAFHYVGGAETCGAPSCAQAVLGVGTPVIWYGALIALIGLIAWYVATRDWRAGAVLLAYAVGWLPWFYYAIADKRTMFLFYMAPMLPFMAIALALGAGLLIGRASPQSSRRVLGAAVVGSFTLLALINFWWLYPVITAEDIPYDDWHRRMFFPSWI from the coding sequence GTGCTGGTCGCGACGTTCGGCGCTCTGCTCCGCTTCGACCGCCTGGGCACGCCCAAGGCGATCGTGTTCGACGAGACGTACTACGCCAAGGACGCCCTGTCCCTGATCACCTACGGCGTCGAACGCACCTTCCTCGGCACGTCGGAGAACCCGATCGCCGACCAGAGACTCATGGCCGGCCGCCGGGACCTGTGGGCGACCTGCGCGCCCGACAACCTCGACCCGTGCGCCTCCTACGTGGCCCATCCTCCGTTGGGTAAGTGGTTGATCGGGGTGGGGGAGTGGTTGTGGGGGGCTGATCCGTTCGGGTGGCGTTTCGCGGCGGCTGTGCTGGGGTCGTTGTCGATTCTGCTGGTGGCGCGGGTGGCGCGGCGGATGACGCGGTCGACGTTGCTGGGGTGTCTGGCGGGGTTGCTGCTGGCGTTGGACGGGTTGCATTTCGTGTTGTCCCGTGCGGCGTTGCTGGATGTGTTCCTGATGTTCTGGGTGCTGGCGGGTTTCGGGTGCCTGGTGGTGGATCGGGATCGGGCGCGGGAGCGTCTGGCGCGGTGGTATGAGGGGTCTTCGCTTTCGGGGGCGGGTCCGTGGCTTGGGGTGCGGCCGTGGCGGATCGGTGCGGGGGTGTGCCTGGGGGCGGCGGTGGCGACCAAGTGGAGCGGGGTGTTCTTCTTGGTGGCTTTCGCGGTGATGTCGTTGGTGTGGGATGCGGGGGCGCGGCGTGCGGTGGGGTTGCGTCGTCCGTTCGCGGGGGCGTTGCGGCGGGATGTGCCCACGGCGCTGGCGGGGCTTGGTCTGGTGCCGGTGGTGGTGTATGTGGCGAGTTGGGCGGGGTGGTTCGCCACGCCGTACGGGTACGGCCGCAACTGGGCCCAAGCCACCAGCAGCGGCTGGAGCTACTGGGTGTTCAGCTCGGTCCGCTCATGGATCGACTACCAGATCCAGGTGCTCGGGTACCACACCGGGCTCGACCAGTCGCACCCCTACCAGTCCTGGCCCTGGCAGTGGCCGCTGCTGCTGCGCCCGGTCGCCTTCCACTACGTCGGCGGCGCCGAGACCTGCGGCGCCCCGTCGTGCGCGCAGGCGGTGCTCGGGGTGGGCACGCCCGTCATCTGGTACGGCGCCCTCATCGCCCTCATCGGCCTCATCGCCTGGTACGTGGCCACCCGTGACTGGCGGGCCGGAGCCGTGCTGCTCGCCTACGCCGTCGGCTGGCTGCCCTGGTTCTACTACGCCATCGCCGACAAGCGGACCATGTTCCTGTTCTACATGGCCCCGATGCTGCCGTTCATGGCGATCGCCCTGGCCTTGGGGGCGGGGTTGCTGATCGGACGGGCGAGCCCCCAGTCGTCCCGCAGAGTGCTCGGCGCGGCCGTCGTCGGGTCGTTCACCCTGCTCGCGTTGATCAACTTCTGGTGGCTGTACCCCGTCATCACCGCCGAGGACATCCCCTACGACGACTGGCACCGGCGCATGTTCTTCCCTAGCTGGATCTAG
- a CDS encoding amidohydrolase family protein, with translation MGRRSRGRFTAASVASVAALLTVTTATPASGANPTADRSHGSKTIKVTVTEGTSMAVTATSGGETIVMDLQGRLHTLAGSGGTAHALGDPFLDPFWPRLSPDGRDVAVQSFADGMFHIWTVSLKTGAAKQITSGEYDDLQPAWSPDGSKIAFSSDRQGGADIWTVDVATGRVNRVTTATTQESQPTWSPDGKSIAYVRDNTVESVDLATGALTTLVPNRTGALAAPSWSPDGGRIAFLRTESGARRLKVAATSGQETAVGDLTDVFPFPPSWISADELLYAGNGKIVVSKAATGETRQVPFSATFTLNRPVYDRKDYDFDSSRRRPVRGIVGPALSPDGRTVLYKALNDLWVQPVNSGHAKKLTDDSFYEIDPVWSRDGKKIAYASDKAGTMDIWVRDVAGGQERRVTSLAGAEIAPAWSPDGKRLAFQDQGGKTYVVAADGGAPAEVLGTRSAPGRPSWSADGRTLALAVTAASRNQIELVDVEARTSKVVETAPWRSISVRGDDGPAWSPDGKWFAFIMETTLWVLPVNPDGTPAGPARQLTRKPSDAPSWSGDSKTLLYLENGELRTISRDGGSSRAIQTGVSYSPEQPKDRVVIHAGRLWDGKSDSLRRDVDVTIVRNRIVDVRPHRGQHPRGWKVIDASDQTVMPGLIDIHYHQQLQSKFYGDRQGRLLLSYGITTTRSTGDQAYRAVEDREAAQAGARIGPRHFLTGEMLEGTRFSWEFSRPVMNERQLDLEFSRAKALDFDLMKTYMRFPHRLQAEVAERGHRLGVPTTSHYLNPGIAFGVDMQEHLSGPSRWGFSFSRNASQGVMYDDVVKLLGQGGFPLSTTIFASSALLADDPAMVEDPRIKALYTGWEQDNIVAELKCAQGTGPCGFLAGSAAGAKLAVEQLKKVLAAGGTVLAGTDGPIDNPAVSLHMNLRTMVKYGISPVKTLQSATLLNARALGIERDLGSVERGKLADLMFIDGDPLADISTLANVRGVMTNGTVHYVTDLLKPFSGMPAAASPSKLAAPEPSEEHHTH, from the coding sequence ATGGGTCGAAGAAGCCGGGGACGGTTCACCGCGGCGTCCGTCGCGAGCGTGGCGGCGTTGCTCACCGTCACCACCGCGACACCCGCGAGTGGCGCGAATCCGACGGCCGACAGATCACATGGCAGCAAGACGATCAAAGTAACGGTGACCGAGGGCACCAGCATGGCGGTCACCGCCACCTCCGGCGGAGAAACCATCGTGATGGACCTTCAGGGAAGGCTCCACACCCTCGCGGGTTCCGGAGGGACCGCCCACGCCTTGGGGGATCCTTTCCTTGATCCATTCTGGCCGCGTCTGTCGCCGGACGGGCGTGATGTCGCCGTCCAGTCGTTCGCGGATGGCATGTTCCACATTTGGACGGTCTCCCTGAAGACCGGCGCCGCCAAGCAGATCACGAGCGGGGAGTATGACGACCTGCAGCCCGCGTGGTCGCCCGACGGCAGCAAGATCGCGTTCTCGTCGGACCGGCAGGGCGGCGCCGACATCTGGACCGTGGACGTCGCCACCGGCCGGGTGAACCGGGTCACCACGGCGACCACCCAGGAGTCCCAGCCGACCTGGTCGCCCGACGGGAAGAGCATCGCCTACGTCCGCGACAACACCGTCGAGAGCGTCGACCTGGCCACCGGCGCGCTCACCACGCTCGTCCCGAACAGGACCGGCGCCCTGGCCGCCCCCTCCTGGTCACCGGACGGCGGCAGGATCGCGTTCCTGCGCACCGAGTCCGGAGCCCGCAGGCTGAAGGTCGCCGCCACGTCCGGCCAGGAGACGGCCGTCGGCGACCTCACCGACGTCTTCCCCTTCCCCCCCTCGTGGATCTCCGCCGACGAGCTGCTGTACGCGGGCAACGGCAAGATCGTCGTCTCGAAGGCGGCCACCGGCGAGACCCGCCAGGTGCCGTTCTCCGCGACGTTCACCCTCAACCGGCCGGTCTACGACCGCAAGGACTACGACTTCGACTCCAGCCGCCGCCGCCCGGTGCGCGGCATCGTCGGGCCCGCCCTGTCGCCCGACGGCCGTACCGTGCTCTACAAGGCGCTCAACGACCTGTGGGTACAGCCGGTGAACAGCGGCCACGCCAAGAAGCTGACCGACGACTCCTTCTACGAGATCGACCCCGTGTGGTCGCGCGACGGGAAGAAGATCGCCTACGCCTCCGACAAGGCCGGCACGATGGACATCTGGGTGCGCGACGTCGCCGGCGGCCAGGAGCGCAGGGTCACCTCGCTCGCGGGCGCCGAGATCGCGCCCGCGTGGTCGCCGGACGGGAAGCGCCTCGCCTTCCAGGACCAGGGCGGCAAGACGTACGTCGTCGCGGCGGACGGCGGCGCCCCGGCCGAGGTCCTCGGCACCCGCAGCGCCCCCGGACGGCCGAGCTGGTCGGCCGACGGACGCACGCTCGCCCTCGCCGTCACCGCCGCGTCGCGCAACCAGATCGAGCTGGTGGACGTCGAGGCGCGGACCAGCAAGGTCGTCGAGACCGCGCCCTGGCGTTCCATCTCGGTCCGCGGCGACGACGGCCCCGCCTGGTCGCCGGACGGCAAGTGGTTCGCCTTCATCATGGAGACCACCCTGTGGGTGCTGCCGGTCAACCCCGACGGCACGCCCGCCGGCCCGGCCAGGCAGCTCACCCGCAAGCCGAGCGACGCCCCCTCGTGGAGCGGCGACTCCAAGACCCTGCTCTACCTGGAGAACGGCGAGCTGCGCACGATCTCCCGGGACGGCGGCTCCTCACGCGCGATCCAGACCGGTGTGAGCTACTCGCCCGAGCAGCCCAAGGACCGGGTCGTCATCCACGCGGGCAGGCTGTGGGACGGCAAGAGCGACAGCCTGCGCCGCGACGTGGACGTCACCATCGTCCGCAACCGGATCGTCGACGTCAGGCCGCACCGCGGTCAGCACCCGCGCGGCTGGAAGGTGATCGACGCCTCGGACCAGACGGTCATGCCCGGCCTCATCGACATCCACTACCACCAGCAGCTCCAGTCCAAGTTCTACGGCGACCGCCAGGGCAGGCTGCTGCTGTCGTACGGCATCACCACCACCCGGTCCACGGGCGACCAGGCGTACCGGGCGGTCGAGGACCGCGAGGCGGCGCAGGCGGGCGCACGGATCGGCCCGCGTCACTTCCTCACCGGCGAGATGCTCGAAGGCACGCGCTTCTCGTGGGAGTTCTCCCGGCCCGTGATGAACGAGCGGCAGCTCGACCTGGAGTTCTCCCGCGCCAAGGCGCTGGACTTCGACCTGATGAAGACGTACATGCGCTTCCCCCACCGGCTGCAGGCCGAGGTCGCCGAGCGCGGGCACCGGCTCGGCGTCCCGACGACCTCGCACTACCTCAACCCGGGCATCGCGTTCGGCGTCGACATGCAGGAGCACCTGTCCGGGCCGTCCCGCTGGGGCTTCTCGTTCTCGCGCAACGCCTCCCAGGGCGTCATGTACGACGACGTGGTCAAGCTCCTCGGCCAGGGCGGGTTCCCGCTCTCGACGACGATCTTCGCATCCAGCGCCCTGCTGGCCGACGACCCGGCCATGGTCGAGGACCCGCGTATCAAGGCCCTCTACACCGGCTGGGAGCAGGACAACATCGTCGCCGAGCTGAAGTGCGCCCAGGGCACCGGTCCGTGCGGCTTCCTCGCGGGCAGCGCCGCGGGGGCCAAGCTCGCGGTGGAGCAGCTCAAGAAGGTGCTGGCGGCGGGCGGAACCGTGCTCGCCGGCACGGACGGACCGATCGACAACCCGGCGGTCAGCCTGCACATGAACCTCCGAACCATGGTCAAGTACGGCATCTCGCCCGTGAAGACCCTGCAGAGCGCCACCCTGCTCAACGCCAGGGCCCTCGGGATCGAGCGCGATCTCGGCAGCGTCGAGCGCGGCAAGCTCGCCGACCTGATGTTCATCGACGGCGACCCGCTGGCGGACATCTCCACCCTCGCCAACGTGCGCGGCGTCATGACCAACGGCACCGTGCACTACGTGACGGACCTGCTCAAGCCGTTCTCCGGCATGCCGGCGGCGGCCTCCCCGAGCAAGCTCGCCGCGCCCGAGCCCTCCGAGGAGCACCACACCCACTGA
- the rsmI gene encoding 16S rRNA (cytidine(1402)-2'-O)-methyltransferase, with translation MGEDGRVNDGTLILAGAPIGRAEDASPRLREALARADVIAAEDTRRLRRLAADLGVMLAGRVVSYYDGNEAARAAELVEALRDGDTVLVITDAGMPGVSDPGYRLTHLAVEAGIPVTALPGPSAVTTALAISGLPSDRFCFEGFPPRKPGERARRLASLAGEERTMVFFEAPHRLHASLAAMAGAFGADRPAALCRELTKTYEEVVRGTLGELAAWAQGEVRGEITLVVAGHAPGAAETDIGALVAEVSRQEAAGVSRKQAIVDVAKAAGVPKRELYDAVHRA, from the coding sequence ATGGGAGAGGATGGACGGGTGAACGACGGCACGCTGATCCTGGCCGGTGCTCCCATCGGGCGTGCCGAGGACGCCTCTCCCCGGCTGCGCGAGGCCCTCGCGCGCGCCGACGTCATCGCCGCCGAGGACACCCGCCGGCTGCGCAGGCTCGCCGCCGACCTCGGGGTCATGCTCGCGGGGCGGGTGGTGTCCTACTACGACGGCAACGAGGCGGCGCGGGCGGCGGAACTGGTCGAGGCCCTGCGCGACGGCGACACCGTCCTGGTGATCACCGACGCGGGCATGCCCGGCGTGTCCGACCCCGGCTACCGCCTCACCCACCTCGCGGTCGAGGCGGGCATCCCGGTGACGGCGCTGCCCGGGCCGTCCGCGGTCACCACCGCGCTCGCGATCTCCGGCCTGCCGAGCGACCGGTTCTGCTTCGAGGGGTTCCCGCCGCGCAAACCCGGCGAGCGGGCCCGGCGGCTCGCGTCCCTGGCGGGCGAGGAGCGGACCATGGTGTTCTTCGAGGCGCCGCACCGCCTGCACGCCAGCCTCGCCGCGATGGCCGGGGCCTTCGGCGCGGACCGCCCCGCAGCCCTGTGCCGCGAGCTGACCAAGACCTACGAGGAGGTCGTGCGGGGCACGCTCGGAGAGCTGGCCGCGTGGGCGCAGGGCGAGGTGCGCGGCGAGATCACCCTGGTCGTCGCCGGGCACGCGCCCGGCGCGGCGGAGACCGACATCGGCGCACTGGTCGCGGAGGTCTCCCGGCAGGAGGCGGCCGGCGTGTCCCGCAAGCAGGCGATCGTGGACGTGGCCAAGGCGGCGGGCGTCCCCAAGCGGGAGCTGTACGACGCCGTCCACCGCGCGTGA
- a CDS encoding IS701 family transposase, translating to MTPHELSVVRQRLEAFAAEMFAPLARSDQRAKGLTYVRGLLLEGRRKSMQPMAERLGVDHQGLQQFVTTSTWDTGAVRARVARRAVEVVGPVAWVVDDTGFPKDGTGSPCVARQYSGTLGKVANCQIGVSVHAVTDTASCPLDWRLFVPASWDDQAAGAETRPQVLARRGRCGIAEDEHHRPKWMMAVEMLDALAEAGVRPPLVAADAGYGDNSRFRSALDERGIGYVVQVKGDALAHAAEVVPVERVWPGRGRPPVRTGLRYPGTAVSLAEHVQAAGRAATVPITWREGSKGIMSSEFVFLRVRPAGHRVARDSDGTLPERWLIAQWPEQEDEPVKYWLSSLPAGTDLADLVRLGKIRWRIEHDYRELKTGLGLDHFEGRSWTGWHRHVTLVTAAHLFITMLRLDPKAAAPA from the coding sequence GTGACCCCTCATGAGCTTTCGGTTGTGCGGCAACGTCTTGAGGCGTTCGCGGCGGAGATGTTCGCGCCTTTGGCCCGCTCGGATCAGCGGGCCAAGGGGCTGACGTATGTGCGTGGGTTGCTGCTGGAGGGGCGGCGTAAGTCGATGCAGCCGATGGCCGAGCGGCTGGGGGTGGATCACCAAGGGTTGCAGCAGTTCGTGACCACCTCGACGTGGGACACCGGGGCGGTGCGGGCCAGGGTGGCCCGCCGGGCGGTCGAGGTGGTGGGACCGGTGGCGTGGGTGGTCGACGACACGGGTTTCCCTAAGGACGGCACGGGCTCGCCGTGTGTGGCCCGGCAGTACTCCGGCACGTTGGGGAAGGTGGCGAACTGCCAGATCGGGGTGAGTGTCCACGCGGTCACCGACACCGCCTCCTGCCCGCTGGATTGGCGGCTGTTCGTTCCGGCGTCATGGGATGACCAGGCCGCCGGCGCCGAAACCCGTCCGCAGGTCCTCGCCCGGCGGGGCCGTTGCGGGATTGCCGAGGATGAGCATCACCGTCCCAAGTGGATGATGGCGGTGGAGATGCTCGATGCCCTGGCCGAAGCGGGGGTGCGGCCACCGCTGGTGGCCGCGGACGCCGGCTACGGCGACAACAGCCGGTTCCGCAGCGCCTTGGACGAACGCGGGATCGGGTACGTCGTGCAGGTCAAGGGTGACGCTCTGGCCCACGCTGCTGAGGTGGTGCCGGTCGAGCGGGTCTGGCCGGGGCGTGGCCGGCCCCCGGTCCGGACCGGCCTGCGTTACCCGGGTACCGCGGTGAGCCTGGCCGAGCACGTCCAGGCCGCCGGCCGGGCCGCTACGGTGCCGATCACCTGGCGGGAGGGCTCCAAAGGGATCATGAGCTCTGAGTTCGTCTTTCTGCGGGTGCGCCCGGCCGGGCACCGGGTCGCCCGTGACAGCGACGGCACTCTGCCGGAGCGGTGGCTGATCGCCCAGTGGCCCGAACAGGAGGACGAGCCGGTCAAGTACTGGCTGTCCAGTCTGCCCGCCGGCACCGATCTGGCCGACCTGGTCCGGCTGGGAAAGATCCGCTGGCGGATCGAACACGACTACCGCGAACTCAAGACCGGCCTTGGACTCGACCACTTCGAGGGCCGCTCCTGGACCGGCTGGCACCGCCACGTCACCCTGGTCACCGCCGCACACCTGTTCATCACCATGCTGCGCCTGGACCCAAAAGCGGCTGCGCCGGCCTGA
- a CDS encoding endonuclease Q family protein, with translation MGTGDFTHPKWFDELRENLVPAEPGLFRLREDVDREIGSALPDRLAAAPVRFMLSVEISTVYPQDGRSRKIHHLVYLPDLAAAEEFNRHLGRVADLGSDGRPTIGMSSRDLLETTLACGEGAYLVPAHVWTPWFGVFGSKSGFDTLEECYGDLTGHIFALETGLSSDPAMNWRVSGLDRYRLVSYSDAHSPPIVGRETTVFETALDYFAIRDALRTGDGLAGTVEFFPEEGKYHVDGHRKCGVRMEPEETRRHGGRCPVCGKKLTVGVLSRVDDLADRPAGVRPGGAAGFRNLVPLPEVVGELLGVGPKTKKVRTEIDRLTAALGPELAILEELPVEAIAVHSPQLGEAVDRLRRGQVTKHPGYDGEYGSIHLFTPPTPNLSPPPPALF, from the coding sequence ATGGGCACGGGCGACTTCACGCATCCGAAGTGGTTCGACGAGCTGCGCGAGAACCTGGTCCCGGCCGAACCCGGCCTGTTCCGGCTCCGCGAGGACGTCGACCGCGAGATCGGCTCGGCCCTTCCCGACCGCCTCGCGGCCGCTCCCGTCCGGTTCATGCTCTCCGTCGAGATCTCCACCGTCTACCCCCAGGACGGGCGCTCCCGCAAGATCCACCACCTGGTGTACCTGCCCGACCTCGCCGCCGCCGAGGAGTTCAACCGGCACCTCGGCCGGGTCGCCGACCTCGGTTCCGACGGCCGTCCGACGATCGGCATGAGCTCCCGCGACCTGCTGGAGACGACGCTCGCCTGCGGCGAGGGCGCCTACCTCGTCCCCGCCCACGTGTGGACCCCGTGGTTCGGCGTGTTCGGCTCCAAGTCCGGCTTCGACACGCTGGAAGAGTGCTACGGCGACCTCACCGGCCACATCTTCGCGCTGGAGACCGGCCTGTCCAGCGACCCCGCCATGAACTGGCGGGTCTCCGGCCTCGACCGCTACCGGCTGGTCAGCTACTCCGACGCGCACTCCCCGCCGATCGTCGGCCGCGAGACCACGGTGTTCGAGACCGCGCTGGACTACTTCGCGATCCGGGACGCGCTGCGCACCGGCGACGGGCTCGCCGGGACCGTCGAGTTCTTCCCCGAGGAGGGCAAGTACCACGTCGACGGCCACCGCAAGTGCGGCGTCCGCATGGAACCCGAGGAGACCCGGCGGCACGGCGGCCGGTGCCCCGTCTGTGGCAAGAAGCTCACGGTCGGCGTGCTGAGCCGCGTCGACGACCTGGCCGACCGCCCCGCCGGCGTGCGCCCCGGCGGAGCCGCCGGATTCCGGAACCTCGTGCCCCTGCCGGAGGTCGTCGGCGAACTCCTCGGCGTCGGCCCGAAGACCAAGAAGGTGCGCACCGAGATCGACCGCCTCACCGCCGCCCTGGGCCCCGAACTCGCCATCCTGGAAGAGCTCCCCGTGGAGGCCATCGCCGTCCACTCCCCACAACTGGGCGAGGCCGTCGACCGCCTCCGCCGCGGCCAGGTCACCAAGCACCCCGGCTACGACGGCGAATACGGCTCCATCCACCTCTTCACCCCGCCGACACCGAACCTTTCACCCCCACCCCCCGCCCTCTTCTGA